The Chitinophagales bacterium genome window below encodes:
- a CDS encoding DUF3109 family protein: MIIIDDKIVSEDVAKEYFACNLAKCKGACCVEGDSGAPLEFDELDVIEDLVDKVKPYLTQEGITAIEKEGPFYLDKEDGTMKTSLINGGACVFINYKNGIAYCGIEKAWLDKKVSFRKPVSCHLYPIRIEKLHNFEALNYEEWDICKPACSNGKELKIPIYKFAKNAIIRKYGEEFYQKLEATIQHLEK, encoded by the coding sequence ATGATAATAATAGACGATAAAATAGTAAGTGAAGATGTAGCAAAAGAATATTTTGCTTGCAATTTAGCTAAGTGCAAAGGTGCGTGCTGTGTAGAGGGAGACAGTGGTGCTCCTCTTGAGTTTGACGAGCTTGATGTAATAGAGGATTTAGTAGATAAAGTAAAGCCATACTTAACTCAAGAAGGCATTACTGCTATAGAAAAAGAAGGTCCTTTTTATTTAGACAAAGAAGACGGCACTATGAAAACTTCGCTAATAAATGGCGGAGCTTGTGTTTTTATTAATTACAAAAACGGTATAGCCTACTGTGGTATTGAAAAAGCATGGTTAGATAAAAAAGTGAGTTTTAGAAAACCCGTTTCTTGCCATTTATACCCCATACGCATAGAAAAACTCCACAATTTTGAAGCCTTAAACTACGAAGAATGGGATATTTGTAAACCTGCGTGTAGCAATGGCAAAGAACTAAAAATACCTATTTACAAGTTTGCTAAAAATGCCATTATTAGAAAATATGGCGAAGAGTTTTACCAAAAATTAGAGGCTACTATTCAACATTTAGAAAAATAA
- a CDS encoding SAM-dependent methyltransferase, whose protein sequence is MNPTLYIIPTTLGGNLETIPQYVINLVQDLDVFVVENLKTARRHLRKMSFTKNFDTEVTFFELDKHNPSLEDLLNFLLKQQNNNKNIGLLSEAGNPCIADPGAGVVELAHQLNFQVKPLVGPSSILMALISSGFNGQHFTFNGYLPIDNKQRKIAIKELESKVIRENCTQIFMETPYRNEKLIEELINTLHTETKLCIAANIGEENEFIQTRLVKNWNKRPNLHKIPTVFVLGK, encoded by the coding sequence ATGAACCCCACCTTATATATAATTCCTACAACACTTGGCGGAAATTTGGAAACCATACCTCAGTATGTTATTAATTTGGTACAAGATTTAGATGTTTTTGTGGTAGAAAATTTAAAGACAGCTCGCAGGCACTTACGCAAAATGTCTTTCACTAAAAATTTTGATACAGAAGTTACTTTCTTTGAATTAGACAAGCATAATCCTTCATTAGAAGATTTATTAAATTTTTTACTTAAACAACAAAACAATAATAAAAACATAGGCTTGCTTTCTGAAGCCGGAAACCCTTGCATAGCCGACCCGGGTGCGGGTGTAGTAGAGCTGGCTCATCAGTTAAACTTTCAAGTAAAACCTTTAGTGGGCCCTTCATCTATATTAATGGCATTAATAAGCAGTGGATTTAACGGACAGCATTTTACTTTTAATGGATATTTGCCCATAGACAATAAACAAAGGAAAATAGCCATAAAAGAATTAGAAAGTAAGGTTATAAGAGAAAATTGTACGCAAATTTTTATGGAAACACCATACAGAAATGAAAAATTGATAGAAGAATTAATAAACACACTTCATACAGAAACTAAACTGTGTATAGCCGCCAATATTGGCGAAGAAAATGAGTTTATACAAACCCGCTTAGTTAAAAACTGGAATAAAAGACCTAATTTACATAAAATTCCAACGGTGTTTGTGCTGGGAAAGTAA
- a CDS encoding endonuclease V, whose protein sequence is MILAIDVHYKEGNAKVVGVLFNWEDENPKEIITTEVHKVEEYQSGQFYKRELPCILSLLKQIDLSILEVIIVDGHCYVSNDKKLGLGGYLYEALERKIPIIGVAKKSFHNTEKVSNPVYRGNSKVPLFVSSIGIDIEFITNKVLKMYGNYRIPTILKQLDRLTKS, encoded by the coding sequence ATGATACTGGCAATTGATGTACATTATAAAGAAGGTAATGCCAAAGTGGTTGGAGTATTATTTAACTGGGAAGATGAAAATCCCAAAGAAATAATAACAACTGAAGTTCATAAAGTTGAAGAATATCAATCAGGGCAGTTCTATAAGAGAGAACTGCCTTGTATTCTTTCTTTGTTAAAACAAATTGATTTATCTATTTTAGAAGTTATTATTGTGGATGGACATTGCTACGTTAGTAATGATAAAAAACTAGGTTTAGGAGGTTATTTATATGAAGCTTTGGAAAGAAAAATTCCTATAATAGGTGTTGCCAAAAAGAGTTTTCATAATACTGAAAAAGTAAGTAATCCTGTTTATAGAGGTAACAGTAAAGTTCCTTTGTTTGTTTCTTCAATAGGAATTGACATAGAATTTATTACAAATAAAGTTTTAAAAATGTACGGGAACTATAGAATTCCAACAATTTTAAAACAATTGGATAGGTTAACTAAAAGTTGA